In Cellulomonas wangsupingiae, the genomic window CGATGCTGGCGGTGGCGTGGCTCGGGGTCGGGGTGCGGGCGATGCAGGCGGCGTCGGGCGACCAGCCCTGCCTCGCCGCCGCCGACGACGACGCCGACGTGAGGGTCCGCTTCGACCTGCTGCCCGCCCGCGCGGTGTGCGCCCGGGACACGGGTGCCGGGTGGGAGGAGGTCGTCGTGGCGACGTCCCCCACCGGCGTCGTGGTCGGCGGGCTCGTCCTGGCCGTCGGCGGCGTGGCCGGCACCGTCGCCGCGCTGCTGCCGCCTCGCTCGCCCCGCCGCACCGGCGGGTGAGGTTCGCGGCCGCGGGCCCCCGGCGGGCACGTCGCGCGCCATGATGTCCGCCGTGAGCGACGCACCCACCCCCGTCCCCGCACCGCGCCCGGGCCTGCGGACCTGGTTCCGTGACCTCGGGGCCGTCGTGGCCCACGGCGTGCGGCTCTGGGTGCGCACGTGGCCCCTGCTGCTCGTGATCGCGCTGCTGGCCGTCGCCGGCCGGCACGCGGCCGGCTGGGCCGCCGTCAACGCGTCCGCCCTCAACAACACCCTCGGGTGGGCCGTGCTGGTGCTCGCGCCGCTGAGCATGGTCGCCGGGATCGTCGCCATGCTGCACGTGCTGCGCCGGGACCTGCCCGCGCTCGACGCGCTGGGCCGCACACGGGGCCCGGACGATGCCGCGTCCGGGCACGAGCGCGGCCTGGTCGACGTGCTGGCCTCGGTGTTCGTGCCCTTCCTCGCGCTGTACGCGTCCTACGGGTTCCTGGCGGAGGACCGGGCGCGGTTCCTCAACACCGCGACCTACCGGGTGTTCTGGGAGAACGGGTTCTCGCTGACCGGTGAGGGCCCCGACGGATCGTTCGCCGAGCTCGCCACGGGCTGGGCCCTGGTCGCCGTCGTCGTCGTCGCCGTGGTGCTGCGGTGGCTGCTCGGGCGCTGGGAGGGCCGCAGCCACGTGCGGGCGCTCGCGTTCGCGGGCGCGTACGTGGAGGCGTTCTGGCTGGTCGCGGTCGCGGCCTTCGCGACCGAGCTGCTCGACGGGGTCTGGGCGTGGGTCGAGAGCCGTCGCGCGGTCGCGATCGTGCTGGACTGGTGGCTGACGGTGCTCGCGGCCCTCGGTCCCGTCGCGGGGCCCGTGGACACCGCCGTCGACACCGTGGCGGGCGTGCTGGGCAACCTCGACGACCTGGTCGTGATCCCGCTCGCGTGGCTCACCGTCGGCGCGGTCGTCTACGGGCACAAGCTCGCGTCACCGCCCGCCCTCCGGCCGCCCGTGCGCGTGGGCGCGTGGGATCGGGTGCCGGCCCCCGTGCGGCGCTGGACCACCGAGGCGGCGACGCCCGTGCTCGGTGACGTCCGCGGGCGGTTCACGGCGCTCGTCGACGGACTGCGTCGGCTGGCCGTGGCCGGGCTGGGCCCGATGCTCGTCTTCGCGCTCGCCTTCCTGGTGGCGACGCGGCTGGAGGAGGGCGTCCAGCTGCTCGCACGGGCCGTCAGCGGGCCGCAGGACGTGGACACGTGGCTGGCCTTCGCACCGATGGTGTCCTCGGTGGCGACGGCCGTGGGGCTGACGGTCACGATGGCGCTGCTCGCCGCCGGCGTGGACCGCGTCCTCGCGGGTCAGGCCGCCGCCACGCCGGTCGCACCCGCCCCGGCCGAGGTCTAGGCGGGCACCTCGAGCACGAGGTGCTGCGGCATCTGCCACCACAGCACCACGTCGGCGACCTCGACGTCCTGCGGGACGACCACGACGGGAGACGTGGACCACGTGCGGGGCCGGGCCGGTGCCTCGGGGTCGGCGAGCGCCTCGTCGAGGTCACCCATCGGTGGCCACGGACCCGGGGCGTCGGCCGGGACGCAGGGCGCGAACGCCTGCGACGCACCCCAGGCGTTCGCGACGTACTCGTAGCGCGTGCCCTGCGCGTCGCGTACCGCCAACCGGCACAGCAGGAGCACGACGTCCGGGTCGGCCTCGAGCGCGAGATCGACCTGCACGGCGCGCGTCCCGGGCGGGAGCTCCATGTCCTCGGGCAGCGAGGTCGCGTCGCTGACGTCCTCGAGGCGCACGCGCACGTCGATGGGCAGGGTGCCACCACCGCCGTCGGCGACACGCTGGCGGAACGCGACCGTGCCGTCGGCCCCGGCCGTCGCCGGGACGCGCAGGTCGTGCTGCCACCACAGGGTCCGGACCCGGTCGCCCGACGCAGCCAGCGCGAGGGCCAGGACGACCGGCAGAGCGACCAGTGCCCACCGGTTGCGCCGCCACCATCCGGGTGACGGCGGTGCGGGCTCGCTCGGGCCCGGCGCCCCGGGCGCCTGCGGGGGCGTCGGTGCAGAGGTGGTGGTCACGGCTCCTCCGGGGGCACGTCCGACGCGGCGACGGCACGGACGGGCGTGTCGTCGGCCGCCCACGCCTCGGCGTCGGCCCGGGTCAGGCCCAGGTCGACGTCGGCGACGTCGTCGCGGCGCTGGTCCTTCTGCTCGAGCCCGATCCGCAGGTGGGCGCCCGGCAGGGCCTCCGGGGGGACCTCGACCTGCAGGGTCGCGTACCGGGGTATCCCCGGCTGGGCGGTGCCGGGCAGGAACGACGAGCGACCGCCCGTGAAGACCGTGTAGGTGCGCCCGTCCCCGCCGATCAGCTCCGCGAAGCCCAGCAGGCGCGGCTGGCCCAGGGCCTCGATGGTCACGGGGACCGTGAGCCAGACCCCGGGGGTCGCCAGCAGGGTCCCGACGTCGGGCGCCAGGACCGTCGAACCGGTCGGCTCGCCCACGGTCAGCCGCGCGTACCGCAGGTCGACGGGCTCGCCGATGCCGGTGCTGCGGACGAACGGCGCCTGGACGCGCGCGTCCACCGGGAACGCCGTGACCACGAGGTGGCCGACGGTCAGTGCCGCCAGGACGGCCGCGCCGGCGCCCAGCACGCGGGCGGGGGGCCGGGCGGCGCGGGGCGCCGCGGGTCCGCCGGACGGCGTGCCTGTGGGCGGGGTGCCGGACGCGCTCACGCGTCGGCCCCGGCGTCGGAGACCGCTTCGCGCACCTCGAGGTGGCCGCGGAGCGTCGTCGTGGGGCGCAGCCAGCGGGTCGTGACGCCCTCGAGACTGTCGGTGCCCCACGTGTGCTGCTGCAGCAGCACGGTCGCGTCGGTCGGCGGCGGTGCCGATCCGTCGTGCTCGAACAGGAAGGCGGCCTCGTACGTCAGGCCCGGCTGGACGGGGCTGAGCGACGAGCCGTCCTCCAGCAGCGTGACCGTGGGAGTGGGCTCGATCGTGCCGGGCTGCGTCACCAGGCCGTCGACGTCGGTGAGCGTCAGCGCGTCCCGCAGGGTCCCGCCGAGGACGCCGGCGTCGCTCGTGTTCCGCACGGTCGCCACGACGGCGATCCACCGGTTGCCCTCGTCCGACAGGTACTGGCCGGGCAGGTCGGTGGTCCACACGACGCGGTGCACGGTGAGCTCGAACGGTGCGACGTCGACCGGCGTCCCGACGGTGAGCACCTCGGGGCCGTCCTGCGTCTGCTCCTCCAGGCCGCCGAAGGCGGCCGTGGCCGCGAGCAGCACGAGCGCGCCGCCCAGGCCGATGCGCCGCAGCGGCTGGTCGAGGACGCGCCGGGCGACCTTGCTGCCGCTGCGCCGGGCACGTGCGCGCAGGTCGGGAGGGGCGGCGGGTCCGGACACGCGCCCGAGTGTAGGGGCGGGCGGTGGCGCGACGGCGGGCTGCGGCGGGTGAGGTCGTGGCCGGTGGGGACGCCGGCCACGACGGGACGTCAGGGACCCGTCGTCGCTCCGTCACCGCCGGAGCCCGGTCCCGCGACGGCGCGCACGAGGCCGGCGACCACGACCGACGCGGCCGCGTCGCGCTCCGGGCGGGGCAGGGACCTCAGCGGGCCCAGTGCCGCGAGCGTCGCGTACCCGTGGACGCCGGACCAGCAGGTCAGCGCGGCGCCGTCGACGGCCCCGGGCGCGAGTCGCCCCTCGGCGACGAGCCGGGCGAGGGCGTCGTGCAGCTGGTGGTACGGCGAGCGACCGGCGCCGCCGCCCGCCTCCGGTGCGTCGACCTCCGCCATGTCCTCCATCGCGAAGAGCCCGACGTCGAACAGCCCCGGTTCGTCGAGGGCGAACCGGACGTACCCCTCGCCGACGGCCGTCAGGGCGGCGGTGCCGTCCGCGGCGCCGGCGAGCCCTTCCTCGACGGTGCGCGCCATGCGGCCGAGCGCCACGCGTGCCACGGCGCGCAGCAGGGCGTCGCGGTCGGCGAAGTGGCGGTACGCGGCCCGCGGCGTGACGCCCGTGCGGCGGGTGACCTCGCGCAGCACGACGGCGGCTGCGCCCGTCTCGCGGGCGAGGTCCACGCCCGCGTCGATCAGCGCGGCCCGGAGGTCACCGTGGTGGTACGTACCTCTTGCGCTCGTCACACCCGAAGTCTACGGTGTGGACATATCCGAAAGTCCACACCGTAGACATAGGGGCCGACGATGTCGTCACCGCTGGACCACGCCTTCACCGCACCGCTCGAGAAGGACGGCGCGTTCGACACCTACCTCACGGTCCCCGACTCCCACCACGTGCTCGGCACGGGACGCGCGGTGAAGGTCGCGGGCACCCTCGACGGCCACGCCTTCGAGGCGACGCTCATGCCGTCCGGGCAGGGCCCGCACTGGCTGCCGCTGCGCAGGGCGCTGCGGGACGCCATCGGCAAGGACGCCGCGGGCGACGAGGTCGCGGTGCACCTGACGGCGCGGCGGGCCTGAGCGTGACCGCCGACGTGCGCGCGCTGGACGTGCCCGGCGCCCGCCTCACCTACGAGGTTCGGGGCACCGGGCCGCTGCTCCTGCTCATGGGGTCGCCCATGGGTGCGGCGTACTTCGCCGACGTCGCCGATGCCCTCGCCGACGGACGCACCGTCGTCACCCACGACCCGCGCGGCATCGCCCGCAGCACCGTGGACGACCCGGCGCAGGACTCGACGCCCGAGCTGCGCGCCGCCGACGTCGCGGCCCTGCTCGACGCGCTGCGCGCCCCGGTGGCCGACGTCCTCGGGTCGAGCGGCGGCGCGGTGACCGCGCTCGCGCTCGCCGAGCACCACCCCGGCCGCGTCCGCACGCTCGTCGCGCACGAGCCGCCGCTGCTCGGCCTCCTGCCGGACGCAGCGAGCCACCACGCGCGCACGGAGCTGGTCATCGAGACGTTCCACGAGCACGGCGTCGCGGCGGCCTGGGGTGCCTTCGCCGGCGCGGCGGGCTGGGAGGACGACGCCGAGGGGCCGCCCGTGGTGGAGGACGACGAGGGGTTCGCGCGCGACAGCGCCCGCTTCTTCGCCCACGAGCTGCGCGGCACGACCACGTGGCTGCCCGACGTCGCCGCGCTGCGCGCCGGTGCGCAGCGGGTCGTCGTGGGCGTCGGGCAGGAGTCGGGTGAGCTCGAGACGGCCGCGACCTCGGCCGCGCTCGCCGCGCTGCTCGGCGTGGAGGTCACGTCCTTCCCCGGCGAGCACGGTGGCTTCATGGAGCAGCCGGCGGCGTTCGCCGAGCGTCTCGCCGCGGTGCTCGACGCCTGAGGACCGGGCGCCGACGAGGCGAGTCGGTCGGTGTCGGTGCCGCACGCCATGATGGGACACGTGAGCGACGCGACCCCCGTGACCGACGAGCACGACGTGCCGGCCGAGGCCCGCCACCGGTGGACGGAGCTGGCGGAGCAGGTGCGCGCCGACCAGTTCGCGTACTACGTGCGCGACGCCCCGACGTCGTCGGACGCGGAGTACGACGAGCGGATGCGTGCTCTCGAGCGGCTGGAGGAGGAGCACCCGGGCCTGCGGACGCCGGACTCGCCGACGCAGCGCGTCGGCGGCACGTTCTCGACCGACTTCGCGGCCGTCGAGCACGTGCAGCGCATGCTGTCGCTCGACAACGCGTTCTCGCGCGACGACCTGGTGGCGTGGTCCGAGCGCGTGCACCGCGACCTGGAGAGCACCGCACCGCTCGAGTACCTGTGCGAGCTGAAGATCGACGGGCTGGCGATCGCCCTGCTGTACGAGAAGGGCCGTCTGGTGCGGGCGGCGACCCGCGGGGACGGGCGGACGGGGGAGGACGTCACGCTCAACGTCCGCACGATCCCGACCATCCCGGACGTGCTGGGGGGTGACCCGGCGACGCACCCCGACCTCATCGAGATCCGCGGCGAGGTGTTCCTGCCCGTCGAGGCGTTCCGCGCGCTCAACGAGGCGCAGGTCGCGGCGGGCAAGGCGCCCTTCGCCAACCCGCGCAACGCGGCGGCGGGCTCGCTGCGGCAGAAGGACCCGCGCGTGACCGCGTCCCGGCCGCTGCGGATGTACGCGCACGGCATCGGCGCGCTCACGTGGGGCCAGGGGCGCGGCACGGGGATCGACCGGCAGTCCCAGGTGTACGACCTGCTGGCCGGCTGGGGCGTCCCCACGTCCACGCACACGCGCGTGGTCGGCGGACTGGACGAGGTCTGGGAGCGGGTCGCGTACTTCGGTGAGCACCGGCACGACGTCGAGCACGAGATCGACGGCATCGTGGTCAAGGTCGACGACATCGCGCTGCAGCGACGGCTCGGCGCGACGAGCCGGGCGCCGCGGTGGGCGATCGCCTACAAGTACCCGCCGGAGGAGGTGAACACCCGGCTCGTGGCCATCGAGGTCGGCATCGGCCGGACCGGGCGCGCCACGCCGTTCGCCGTCATGGAGCCCGTCCTGGTCGCCGGCAGCACCGTGCGCCAGGCGACGCTGCACAACCAGGACGTGGTGCGGGTCAAGGGCGTGCGCATCGGGGACATGGTCGTGCTGCGCAAGGCGGGCGACGTGATCCCCGAGATAGTGGGTCCCGCACCCCAGGCGCCGGACGACGACGTGCCCCGCGTCGAGTGGCAGATGCCGGCGGACTGCCCCGAGTGCGGGACGCCGCTGCGCCCCATGCGCGAGGGCGACGTGGACCTGCGGTGCCCCAACGCGCAGGGCTGCCCGGCCCAGGTGCGCGGCCGGCTGGAGCACATCGGCTCGCGCGGCGCGTTCGACATCGAGGTGCTGGGCGAGGTCACGGCGGCCGCCCTGACCCAGCCCGAGGTGCCCGAGACGCCCCCGGTGCCGAACGAGGCGTACCTGTTCGACCTGGTCGGGTACGGCCCCGACGCGCCCGCCGACGAGGTCGAGCGGGTGCGCGCGGCGAGCCTCGCGCGGCTCGCGGAGGTCGAGGTGGTCGTCCGTGACGCCGAGACCGGGCTGCCGAAGGAGGACGCCGACGGCACCGTGCGCCGGCGCACCCCGTTCCGCCGCACGCTCAAGCACACCCGGGCGCAGCGTGCCGCCGCCGAGGCCGAGGGACGCGAGCTCGTCGACTGGGAGCCCTCGGAGGCCGCACGCACGCTGCTCGACCAGCTCGAGATCGCGAAGACCAAGGAGCTGTGGCGCGCGATCGTCGCGCTCAGCATCCGCAACGTCGGGCCGACCGCCGCTCGCGCGCTCGCGCAGGAGTTCGGGTCGATGCGGGCACTGCGTGAGGTCGTGGACCCGAGCGCCCAGGACGCCGACGTACCCGCCCCGGCGGACGCCGTGGCGCGCCTCGCGGCGGTCGAGGGCGTCGGCCCGACCATCGCGCAGTCCCTGCTCGACTGGTTCGCCGAGCCGTGGCATCGCGAGATCGTCGACCGGTGGGAGGCGGCGGGCGTCGTCATGGCGGACGCGGCCGACGAGTCGACGCCGCGCACGCTCGAGGGCGTCACCGTCGTCGTCACCGGCAGCCTCGAGCGGTTCAGCCGCGACGGTGCGAAGGAGGCGGTGCTCGCGCGCGGCGGCAAGGCGTCGGGCTCGGTGTCGAAGAAGACCGACTTCGTCGTCGTCGGGGAGAACGCCGGGTCCAAGGAGGCCAAGGCGCGCGAGCTCGGGCTGCGGATCCTCGACGAGGCCGGGTTCGAGGCGCTCCTCGCGGGTGGCCCGGCGGCCGTGGCACCGGCCGACGACGGCTCGTGAGCGCCCCGAGCGCCGCATCCCCCGTCCTCGTCCGGCCCGCCACCGAGGCCGATCTCGCGCAGGTCGGCGCGCTCACCGCGCGGGCGTACGTC contains:
- a CDS encoding TetR/AcrR family transcriptional regulator produces the protein MTSARGTYHHGDLRAALIDAGVDLARETGAAAVVLREVTRRTGVTPRAAYRHFADRDALLRAVARVALGRMARTVEEGLAGAADGTAALTAVGEGYVRFALDEPGLFDVGLFAMEDMAEVDAPEAGGGAGRSPYHQLHDALARLVAEGRLAPGAVDGAALTCWSGVHGYATLAALGPLRSLPRPERDAAASVVVAGLVRAVAGPGSGGDGATTGP
- a CDS encoding DUF1905 domain-containing protein yields the protein MSSPLDHAFTAPLEKDGAFDTYLTVPDSHHVLGTGRAVKVAGTLDGHAFEATLMPSGQGPHWLPLRRALRDAIGKDAAGDEVAVHLTARRA
- a CDS encoding alpha/beta fold hydrolase; this encodes MTADVRALDVPGARLTYEVRGTGPLLLLMGSPMGAAYFADVADALADGRTVVTHDPRGIARSTVDDPAQDSTPELRAADVAALLDALRAPVADVLGSSGGAVTALALAEHHPGRVRTLVAHEPPLLGLLPDAASHHARTELVIETFHEHGVAAAWGAFAGAAGWEDDAEGPPVVEDDEGFARDSARFFAHELRGTTTWLPDVAALRAGAQRVVVGVGQESGELETAATSAALAALLGVEVTSFPGEHGGFMEQPAAFAERLAAVLDA
- the ligA gene encoding NAD-dependent DNA ligase LigA produces the protein MGHVSDATPVTDEHDVPAEARHRWTELAEQVRADQFAYYVRDAPTSSDAEYDERMRALERLEEEHPGLRTPDSPTQRVGGTFSTDFAAVEHVQRMLSLDNAFSRDDLVAWSERVHRDLESTAPLEYLCELKIDGLAIALLYEKGRLVRAATRGDGRTGEDVTLNVRTIPTIPDVLGGDPATHPDLIEIRGEVFLPVEAFRALNEAQVAAGKAPFANPRNAAAGSLRQKDPRVTASRPLRMYAHGIGALTWGQGRGTGIDRQSQVYDLLAGWGVPTSTHTRVVGGLDEVWERVAYFGEHRHDVEHEIDGIVVKVDDIALQRRLGATSRAPRWAIAYKYPPEEVNTRLVAIEVGIGRTGRATPFAVMEPVLVAGSTVRQATLHNQDVVRVKGVRIGDMVVLRKAGDVIPEIVGPAPQAPDDDVPRVEWQMPADCPECGTPLRPMREGDVDLRCPNAQGCPAQVRGRLEHIGSRGAFDIEVLGEVTAAALTQPEVPETPPVPNEAYLFDLVGYGPDAPADEVERVRAASLARLAEVEVVVRDAETGLPKEDADGTVRRRTPFRRTLKHTRAQRAAAEAEGRELVDWEPSEAARTLLDQLEIAKTKELWRAIVALSIRNVGPTAARALAQEFGSMRALREVVDPSAQDADVPAPADAVARLAAVEGVGPTIAQSLLDWFAEPWHREIVDRWEAAGVVMADAADESTPRTLEGVTVVVTGSLERFSRDGAKEAVLARGGKASGSVSKKTDFVVVGENAGSKEAKARELGLRILDEAGFEALLAGGPAAVAPADDGS